A section of the Vespa velutina chromosome 6, iVesVel2.1, whole genome shotgun sequence genome encodes:
- the LOC124950120 gene encoding putative uncharacterized protein DDB_G0282133 isoform X4, with protein sequence MNDFSDDSFSPSVDKQNYKKVIYQILPKVSNRMDKTTKDILKVTIIGSQDFSLKLTDNSVIEDTQDIFPDNNERSTNENDAIVISDSSFDHSLDYFDKKTIISPVVSKGTYKSIIRSKNYALEISNDSDEDENFTEKWRNVSVRNKDFNKFSNCIKITISRDKNSFYTSDDSFKKNSTPSSEHNKNTNASKNEHVSSTPINKEGNDEKSNKQIQNISEKKENIYTSLSKLNLLNKLTNNNSNSSNNSKKNSTSSSEDNKNTNASKNEHVSSTPINKEGNDEKSNKQIQNISEKKENICTSFSKLNLLNKLTNSNSSNSNTNNSKKSETCVQMTKGDLNKILKNIQSTKAIYESPKTKKTNDAVIDETLDDEIHPALLSDDSLIKKSNRLPATIIDETLSNSDIIKNQRTEINTVTSSKIHDQSVDSPKDNTVKTLSKRKKKEISNWLMTGLPRLDSDNSSFNNVPASNKNSISSGNSSLERLEMNYETPNNRGKIEFKRIDNYFTPLNTKSTPIVSHQFLEKPDPPVFSYVFQENDQYKNEDKKENDQYKNEDKKENDQYKNEDKKELNNMNVIQCTDILDKLYGQVWRDKADDLLSTPTEKQSIVMRKDRTVQKDRPIEIYDSDTKDKCNTDCAVQKVLDKKISSFNNEKSSSDTSEFDPDDDITEKRIHKRENKFSYIHGIKQNSTRTTTNKNHFPYIESDKKETYSFLASLSDSVPLTIAHPDAKKYRQSYKKNKEELCKDLYKLYNENIFYKMLPEDMVIEWNIHMREVAGYCHNRSYINSHGRLYRTSRIELSTKVLDTPDRLRDTLIHEICHAACWIINGTSNGHGYLWITWANRAMKIFPELPPIRRFHDYNINTKFMYKCMQCGCSIGRHSKSLDIENKRCDYCNGKFELFIRKTTKSGTTLIQAPKREPNAFALYVKDNYNTVKKETNLNHAELMKLLGKKFLAIKMAKEDDNNTDDNNDKDIFDWMYIPYVKNSM encoded by the exons atgaatgattTTAGTGATGACTCTTTTTCACCTTCTGTTGATAAACAGAACTATAAAAAAG TTATATATCAGATTTTACCAAAAGTATCTAATAGAATGGATAAAACtacgaaagatattttaaaagtaaCAATTATTGGTTCTCAAGACTTTTCATTAAAACTCACTGATAATTCTGTAATAGAAGATACTCAAGATATTTTTCCTGATAATAATGAGAGAAGTACAAACGAAAATGATGCTATTGTCATTAGCGATTCAAGCTTTGATCATAGTTtagattattttgataaaaagacAATTATTTCCCCTGTAGTATCAAAAGGCacttataaaagtataataagatcaaaaaattatgctttagaaatatctaatgattcagatgaagatgaaaattTCACTGAAAAATGGAGAAATGTATCAGtgagaaataaagattttaataaattttctaattgtaTTAAGATAACTATTTCACGAGATAAGAATTCATTTTACACTTCAGATGATAGTTTTAAGAAAAACAGTACACCAAGTTCTGAACacaataaaaatactaatgcATCTAAAAATGAACATGTTAGTTCAACaccaataaataaagaaggtaatgatgaaaaatcgaacaaacagatacaaaatatatcggagaaaaaagaaaatatatatacttctctTTCGAAGTTGaacttattaaataaattgactaataataatagtaatagtagtaacaaTTCTAAGAAAAACAGTACATCAAGTTCTgaagacaataaaaatactaatgcATCTAAAAATGAACATGTTAGTTCAACaccaataaataaagaaggtaatgatgaaaaatcgaacaaacagatacaaaatatatcggagaaaaaagaaaatatatgtacttcTTTTTCGAAGTTGaacttattaaataaattgactaatagtaatagtagtaatagtaatactaataattcTAAGAAATCAGAAACTTGTGTACAAATGACAAAAGGtgatctaaataaaatattaaaaaatatacagtcAACGAAAGCTATCTATGAATctccaaaaacaaaaaaaaccaatGATGCTGTAATTGATGAAACTTTAGATGATGAAATACATCCAGCTTTATTAAGTGATgatagtttaataaaaaaatctaatagaTTACCTGCTACAATAATAGATGAAACCCTTTCAAATTctgatattatcaaaaatcaaCGTACTGAAATAAACACAGTAACTTCATCTAAAATACATGATCAATCTGTTGATTCTCCTAAAGATAATACAGTAAAAACCctatctaaaagaaaaaaaaaagaaatttcaaattggCTTATGACGGGTTTACCACGATTGGATAGTGACAATTCTTCATTCAATAATGTACCTGCaagcaataaaaatagtataagTTCTGGAAACAGTAGTTTAGAAAGATTGGAGATGAATTATGAAACTCCGAATAATAGAGGAAAAATAGAGTTTAAaagaattgataattattttactccattaaatacaaaaagtaCTCCTATTGTATCGCatcaatttttagaaaaacCCGATCCTCCTGTATTTTCATACGTTTTCCAGGAAAatgatcaatataaaaatgaagataaaaaggaaaatgatcaatataaaaatgaagataaaaaggaaaatgatcaatataaaaatgaagataaaaaggaattgAATAATATGAATGTTATCCAATGTACAGATATATTGGATAAGTTATATGGTCAAGTATGGAGAGATAAAGCAGATGATTTGCTTTCAACTCCAACAGAAAAACAATCAATTGTtatgagaaaagatagaaCTGTACAAAAGGATAG accTATCGAAATATATGATTCTGATACAAAAGACAAATGTAATACTGATTGTGCAGTACAGAAAGtattagataagaaaatatcatcatttaacaatgaaaaaagcAGTTCTGATACAAGTGAGTTTGATCCAGATGATGATATTACTGAAAAACGTATACATAAAAGag aaaataaattttcatatatacatggaataaaacaaaattcaaCAAGGAcaacaacaaataaaaatcattttccatACATAGAAAgcgataaaaaggaaacatatAGTTTCTTAGCCTCTTTATCTGATTCAGTACCTCTGACTATTGCTCATCCAGATGCAAAAAAATATAGGcaatcatataaaaagaataaagaagaacttTGCAaagatttgtataaattatataatgaaaatattttttataaaatgttaccTGAAGATATGGTAATAGAATGGAATATTCATATGAGAGAAGTAGCAGGGTACTGTCATAATAgatcatatataaattcacATGGACGTCTTTACAGAACTTCAAGAATAGAACTATCAACTAAA GTTTTAGATACACCCGATAGATTAAGAGATACCTTAATTCATGAAATCTGCCATGCTGCTTGTTGGATAATAAATGGCACCTCAAATGGTCATGGATACTTGTGGATAACGTG ggCTAACAGGGCCATGAAAATATTCCCTGAGCTTCCTCCCATTCGTCGTTTTCATGATTATaacataaatacaaaattcatgtataaatgtatgcaATGTGGATGcag TATTGGAAGACATTCAAAGTCTTTAGACATTGAAAACAAACGATGTGATTATTGTAATggaaaatttgaattattcatCAGAAAAACAACGAAATCTGGTACAACTCTAATACAAGCACCAAAAAGAGAACCAAATGCATTTGCACTTTATGTAAAAGACAATTATAATACtgtgaaaaaggaaacgaactTAAATCATGCAGAGTTGATGAAACTTTTAGGGAAAAAGTTTTTAGCAATTAAAATGGCAaaagaagatgataataatactgatgataataatgacaaagaTATATTTGATTGGATGTATATTCCATATGTAAAAAATTCTATGTGA